From one Lolium rigidum isolate FL_2022 chromosome 4, APGP_CSIRO_Lrig_0.1, whole genome shotgun sequence genomic stretch:
- the LOC124649577 gene encoding uncharacterized protein LOC124649577, which produces MFRRAKTTATAMAVPHSDGEVRVHKVEKIELVRNLVTKPSMYYGGKHRAAASLSTMRRGAADHGTAAGAKVLRPGVVSIEDINKRSEAYIRDRKKLFQGLK; this is translated from the coding sequence ATGTTTCGGCGAGCCAAGACAACGGCGACAGCCATGGCCGTGCCCCACTCCGACGGCGAGGTCAGGGTGCACAAGGTGGAGAAGATCGAGCTCGTCCGTAACCTGGTGACGAAACCGTCCATGTACTACGGCGGCAAACACAGGGCAGCAGCTTCATTGTCAACCATGAGGCGAGGTGCTGCCGACCATGGGACTGCCGCCGGCGCCAAGGTCTTAAGGCCTGGCGTCGTGTCGATAGAGGACATCAACAAGAGGTCTGAGGCCTACATCAGAGACAGGAAGAAGCTCTTCCAGGGTCTGAAGTAG